The following DNA comes from Syntrophorhabdaceae bacterium.
GCTTGCCGGGTCTGTCCTTTTTGAAAACCTGCCTGTGGATGCCGAGGATTGTATCATAGCCGGCTATGCCGGGGAATATGGACTTTCTTCCACCGCCGAATCCGGCGAGATAATGGAAATTGATAGAGCCCGTGACGATTGCCGCATCGGCCCGGAACAGGGCAGAGTTGAGGCGAACCTCAAGCCCCGAGGACGTTCTGCCTGCCGGCGTCAGTTGATTGTTATCGTAACAGTCGTGATCAAAAGAGGGGACCTTTTCGTAGACCACTTGAGATATTATTCCTTTCTTCTCCTCTTCGGTCTGTTTTCTGTGGTTTCCCAGGGCGAAGACGATCTGCGCGTCGATGCCTTTCGGGAACCGTTCAAGAAGCACCGGCAGCACCCGTTCCATCCCCGCATATCGGGTTACATCGGGGACAACGATAAGAATGTTTTTAAACCGGCCGATCCAGTCCGCAAAGGNNNNNNNNNNNNNNNNNNNNNNNNNNNNNNNNNNNNNNNNNNNNNNNNNNNNNNNNNNNNNNNNNNNNNNNNNNNNNNNNNNNNNNNNNNNNNNNNNNNNTGCGCGTCGATGCCTTTCGGGAACCGTTCAAGAAGCACCGGCAGCACCCGTTCCATCCCCGCATATCGGGTTACATCGGGGACAACGATAAGAATGTTTTTAAACCGGCCGATCCAGTCCGCAAAGGGTCTCTCGCCGATGGGGTTTTCAAGAGAATTCAGCAGGGCATCTTCAAGGGGCACCGGCCGAGGCTCCTTGTGATGTATAACCGTTGTCTGCCAGTTTTCAGGAGGCCGGAAGGGTACCGTGCCCTTTCCGTATTTCAGACTGTATGTGGACATAATGTTTACAGCTATCAGCCTTCAGCGATCAACTGATACACCTTTGAACATCTTTATGCTGACTGCTGATCGCTGATTGCTGATAGCTAAGTTCATTTCCTTATACTGTAAAATACCTCTGTGCCTCCGAATATTGCCAGGTCTCCAAGTTCGTCCTCGATCCTCATAAGCTGGTTGTACTTCGCGATCCTTTCACTCCTCGATGCAGAACCCGTTTTGATCTGCCCCACGTTGGTTGCCACGGCAAGGTCTGCTATGAACGTGTCTTCTGTCTCGCCGGACCGGTGCGAGATGACACAGGTGTAGCCGGCGCGTTTCGCCAGTTCGATGGTGGTAAGCGTTTCGGTGAGTGTCCCTATCTGGTTGAGCTTTATGAGGATGCTGTTTGCGATGCCCTTTTTGATCCCTTCCGTAAAGATCTTCGGATTGGTAACAAAGATGTCGTCGCCGACGATCTGTATCTTTGAAGCACAGCGGTCGGTGAAGGACTTCCATCCTTTCCAGTCGTTTTGTGCAAGCCCGTCTTCAATAGAGATTATCGGGTAATCGCCGATGATCGAC
Coding sequences within:
- a CDS encoding lactate racemase domain-containing protein, yielding MSTYSLKYGKGTVPFRPPENWQTTVIHHKEPRPVPLEDALLNSLENPIGERPFADWIGRFKNILIVVPDVTRYAGMERVLPVLLERFPKGIDA